The genomic stretch ATTGCGGTGCCGTGGTATCATCGCCGTCGTAGATATTCATGAAGTCACTCATGTCTTGCAATCCAAATGATGTAAATACCAATTGAACCTTATCTCCTGCATTATCAGGACATATGGTCATTACAAAGTTTTCGTCGTTTGAATATTGTCCTGCGCCGCCGCCGCCAGTATCTAAAAATGTACCTTGACATATATTAAAGGTACCATTTTCAATGATGACATTTTGTGCGAAACAAAATAGTGGTGCTATAAGAAGTAAGAGAACTAATTTTTTCATCTCTATGTTTTAGTTTTGAAGTTTAGGTTGTGGTTGTATGATCAAAATATAGTCTGTATTATCAATTTGATAAATTCTAACAGAAGCTATATCAAAAAATGCTAACTTATATTTTAAAGGATTGAAATTGTTAATGTTAAAAGCAGCATCGTGTCGCAATGCACTATTATATGTGTTTAACATTCCTTGATCTGTAATTTTTGGAACTTTTTTTCCTTGAATTTCGGACTGTTTTACGATTTTCATTCGTTGAAGAATTAACTTTTTGAAAGCCTCGTAAAGATTTTTATTGGAAAAGATTACTTTCTGAGCCTGATCGCCATACACTTCGTTGATAAAAGTATCGACTTGCTGCTCTTTAAAATTGTAGTGATCATTCTTAGTTTGTGCATTTATACACAATCCTAAAAATAAGAACGTCATACATACATAGATTTTACGCATAATTGTAATGATTGAATTCTAACGTTATTAATTTAAAATGAAGTGGTTACGATATTGGTAAAAACACTCCATCTTCTTTACATTATATATAACAACAACACCTATGAAAACCCGACATTGTGTTAAAAAATTTATTTTGAGTTGCGGGAAATTAAGAAAATTTTATGATATATATAATTCTTTAACACATTTATTTACGGCACGTTCCGCCAAATCATATTCAATAATTAATTATCTTTGTTGTCTTGTTAAATTTTGAAAAAAAATGTGCAATGAACCTTTCATATTGCAAAGTTTCAAATCTTATATATTATTGATTACTTGTACTACATTTTTTATACGTAAAGAAATACTGAATAGATGAAAATAGATAAAGCGCTTGAAGAAGAAATACAAGCCATAGGAGACGATCATATCATGACTTCTTACGATACTCCATTACGCAAAGACGCTTTTGATTTGAGTGACAAAGAAAAAATAGTGAGCATCAAAAAAGATGTAGCGCATATTATGCAAACACTAGGCTTAGACATGACTGACGACAGCCTCAAAGGAACGCCAAACAGAGTTGCTAAAATGTTTGTAGAAGAAATTTTTGGCGGATTGCGTCCAGATAAAAAACCAAAAGCATCCACTTTTGAGAATAAATATAAGTACAATGAAATGTTGGTGGAGAAAAACATTACCGTCTACTCTACTTGTGAACACCATTTGCTTCCAATTGTAGGAAGAGCACACATTGGATATATTTCAAAAGGTACTGTTGTAGGACTCTCTAAAATGAATCGTGTGGTTGACTATTTCGCAAAACGTCCGCAAGTACAAGAACGTTTAACGATTCAAATAGTAAGAGAATTGCAAAAAGTA from Kordia antarctica encodes the following:
- the folE gene encoding GTP cyclohydrolase I FolE — protein: MKIDKALEEEIQAIGDDHIMTSYDTPLRKDAFDLSDKEKIVSIKKDVAHIMQTLGLDMTDDSLKGTPNRVAKMFVEEIFGGLRPDKKPKASTFENKYKYNEMLVEKNITVYSTCEHHLLPIVGRAHIGYISKGTVVGLSKMNRVVDYFAKRPQVQERLTIQIVRELQKVLGTEDVACVIDAKHLCVNSRGIRDIESSTVTAEFGGKFKNEKTRLEFLDYIKLDTKF